The following coding sequences are from one Halomonas sp. HAL1 window:
- a CDS encoding malonyl-CoA decarboxylase — MNMMFLQELFNNITQRDALLRRRHPETETPDHQQLVKACHKLLESDGEASSIALASRALAIYQRLPATEKNSFFIRLITDFAADPGPIDAAYTAYRQARDNPTLQRLFEASEPRRQELFRRLNLASDGTYELVKMREDLLALLREQPELKAIDDDFAHLFGSWFNRGFLMLKRIDWNTPASILEKIIRYEAVHEIQDWDDLRRRLDARDRRCFAFFHPAIGDEPLIFVEVALHKGLPSRIQPILSGERAGESSAKKAIDEPEDADTAAFFGISNCQTGLRGISFGNFLIKQVVQELSQELPQLKYFVTLSPVPGFAQWLQEQRNDEQLPESLRKSLKGLETPGWHQDKTREEPLKAAIRPLAARYLAEEKNRHGLPLNPVARFHLGNGAELHRINWLGDISEKGFNQAAGLMVNYLYVLDDIERNHENYTAKGTVACSNEVRDLARRARKLAKGETTK, encoded by the coding sequence ATGAACATGATGTTTTTGCAGGAGTTGTTTAACAACATCACCCAGCGTGATGCCTTGTTGCGCCGCCGCCATCCCGAGACAGAGACGCCCGACCATCAGCAGTTGGTCAAAGCGTGCCACAAGCTGCTGGAAAGCGATGGCGAAGCCTCCAGCATTGCGCTGGCAAGCCGTGCTTTAGCGATTTACCAGCGGCTCCCGGCAACTGAAAAAAACAGTTTCTTTATCCGTTTAATAACAGACTTTGCCGCCGACCCAGGCCCTATTGATGCGGCCTATACGGCGTATCGGCAAGCCCGCGACAACCCCACTTTACAGCGGCTATTTGAAGCCAGCGAACCTAGGCGCCAGGAACTTTTCCGGCGTTTAAACCTGGCCAGCGATGGTACCTATGAGTTGGTTAAAATGCGTGAAGATCTGCTGGCATTGCTGCGTGAGCAGCCTGAACTGAAGGCCATTGACGACGATTTTGCTCACCTGTTCGGCTCCTGGTTCAATCGCGGCTTTTTGATGCTCAAGCGCATTGATTGGAATACCCCCGCTTCGATTCTTGAGAAGATCATCCGCTACGAGGCGGTACACGAAATTCAGGACTGGGACGATCTACGTCGGCGGCTGGATGCACGTGATCGCCGCTGTTTCGCCTTTTTCCACCCAGCGATTGGCGACGAGCCGTTGATCTTCGTGGAAGTCGCCCTGCACAAGGGACTGCCCAGCCGTATTCAGCCTATTTTATCGGGAGAGAGGGCGGGCGAAAGTAGCGCTAAAAAAGCTATCGACGAACCTGAAGACGCTGATACCGCGGCGTTCTTTGGTATCAGCAATTGCCAGACCGGTCTGCGCGGCATCTCCTTTGGTAACTTTTTGATCAAGCAAGTGGTGCAAGAACTCTCTCAGGAACTGCCGCAGCTGAAATACTTCGTCACTCTCTCGCCGGTGCCCGGCTTTGCCCAGTGGTTACAAGAACAACGTAATGATGAGCAGCTTCCTGAGTCACTGCGTAAGTCACTCAAAGGACTTGAAACGCCGGGGTGGCATCAAGACAAAACCCGTGAGGAGCCATTGAAAGCCGCGATTCGCCCGTTGGCGGCGCGCTACTTAGCCGAGGAGAAGAACCGCCACGGCCTGCCGCTGAACCCGGTGGCCCGTTTCCACCTTGGTAATGGGGCCGAACTCCACCGTATCAATTGGCTGGGCGATATCTCCGAGAAGGGCTTTAACCAGGCCGCAGGCTTGATGGTCAACTACCTGTACGTGCTGGACGATATCGAACGCAACCACGAAAACTATACCGCCAAGGGCACCGTTGCCTGCTCCAATGAGGTGCGCGACCTCGCTCGACGCGCCCGCAAGCTGGCCAAGGGAGAGACCACCAAATGA
- a CDS encoding DUF350 domain-containing protein, with product MVNYLYGLPSFIAYLVTAIVLLAAFMYCYSRITPHHEWTLIREGNAAAASAYGGSILGFTIPLYSAMAHSINFIDFVLWGVVAFIVQLATFFGVKLFLRKQGESLSQHITEGHQAYGILMASVAVAVGLLNAASMTW from the coding sequence ATGGTGAACTACCTGTACGGCTTGCCGTCATTTATCGCCTATCTAGTGACGGCGATTGTACTGCTCGCCGCTTTTATGTACTGCTACAGCCGCATTACGCCTCATCACGAGTGGACACTAATTCGCGAAGGTAACGCTGCCGCCGCTTCTGCCTACGGCGGCTCAATTCTGGGTTTTACGATTCCGCTTTATAGTGCGATGGCACACTCAATCAATTTTATCGATTTTGTGCTTTGGGGCGTCGTCGCCTTTATCGTTCAGTTAGCCACCTTCTTTGGCGTTAAGCTGTTTTTGCGCAAACAGGGTGAAAGCCTGTCTCAGCACATCACCGAAGGCCATCAAGCCTACGGCATTTTAATGGCCAGTGTGGCCGTGGCAGTCGGCTTGCTCAACGCCGCTTCGATGACGTGGTAA
- the dctP gene encoding TRAP transporter substrate-binding protein DctP: protein MQRYLISTATALGLAIAASHASADTVLRASHQFPGGQGDVRDEMVQMMAREVADADVGLTIEVYPGQSLFKAREQWGAVARGRLDITSLPLDYASGRHPEFSATLMPGLVRNQEHAQRLNDSEYMEMIKEVIREGGARVLADAWLSGGFASSEQCVTSPDTVEGQNFRAAGPAFEQMLEAAGASIASMPSSEVYTAMQTGVLDAANTSSMSFISFRLYEQVECLTEPGDFALWYMYEPILISEQVWQGLNEEQQAALMEAGEAAEAFFAEEAAAIDQEMVDLYEENGVEVVSMSEDDYNAWLDIAKETSYKNFAENVPNGQAIIDAALAVE from the coding sequence ATGCAACGCTATTTGATCTCAACTGCCACCGCCCTAGGCCTCGCCATCGCGGCGTCACACGCCTCTGCCGATACCGTACTGCGAGCTTCGCATCAATTCCCCGGTGGTCAAGGGGACGTGCGCGATGAAATGGTGCAAATGATGGCCCGCGAAGTAGCCGATGCAGATGTCGGGCTGACCATTGAAGTCTATCCCGGCCAATCGCTGTTTAAAGCGCGTGAACAGTGGGGCGCCGTCGCCCGTGGTCGTCTGGACATCACTTCTCTACCGCTGGATTACGCTAGCGGCCGCCACCCGGAGTTCTCGGCTACGCTGATGCCGGGATTGGTGCGTAATCAGGAACATGCCCAACGCCTGAATGACTCTGAGTATATGGAGATGATTAAAGAGGTCATTCGCGAAGGCGGCGCTCGGGTACTTGCAGATGCTTGGCTATCGGGCGGTTTTGCCTCTAGCGAGCAGTGCGTTACCTCGCCTGATACCGTCGAGGGTCAGAACTTCCGCGCCGCCGGGCCTGCGTTTGAACAAATGCTGGAAGCAGCCGGTGCCTCCATCGCCTCCATGCCCTCTTCCGAGGTGTATACCGCCATGCAAACCGGCGTGCTGGATGCCGCTAATACCTCATCGATGTCGTTTATCTCCTTTCGGCTTTACGAACAGGTTGAGTGCTTGACCGAGCCCGGCGACTTCGCGCTGTGGTACATGTACGAACCCATTCTTATTTCCGAGCAGGTGTGGCAAGGGCTCAACGAAGAGCAGCAAGCAGCCCTGATGGAAGCGGGTGAAGCCGCCGAGGCGTTCTTTGCGGAAGAGGCCGCCGCCATTGACCAGGAGATGGTCGACCTCTACGAAGAGAATGGCGTGGAAGTAGTCAGCATGAGCGAGGACGACTACAACGCCTGGCTCGATATCGCTAAGGAGACTTCCTACAAAAACTTTGCCGAGAACGTTCCCAACGGACAAGCCATTATCGATGCGGCGCTGGCCGTCGAGTAA
- a CDS encoding DUF2170 family protein has translation MTTPTVTSGITASELYKLVSQPASASSENATYEWPEATISLDETNQTLIWELNDYGNLPITLSRSENEWIAMAPIVAVANVNNTAELNEVLLRQGISLPLASVGIVEIDGHDFYVAYGQLFGDSKLESICAELHATAGAAMEVAELIQTHFA, from the coding sequence TTGACTACGCCTACCGTCACAAGCGGCATCACTGCCAGCGAACTATATAAGTTAGTCAGCCAGCCAGCCTCCGCCAGCAGCGAAAACGCGACCTATGAGTGGCCCGAAGCGACCATTAGCCTGGATGAGACCAATCAGACGCTGATCTGGGAGCTTAACGACTACGGCAACTTGCCGATTACCCTCTCGCGCAGCGAAAATGAGTGGATCGCGATGGCGCCTATTGTTGCCGTTGCTAACGTTAATAATACCGCTGAGTTAAATGAAGTGCTGTTGCGTCAGGGTATTTCGTTACCGCTGGCTTCCGTGGGTATCGTCGAGATCGACGGTCACGACTTTTATGTGGCTTACGGACAGCTGTTTGGCGACTCCAAGCTTGAGTCAATTTGCGCTGAGCTACACGCCACCGCTGGCGCTGCTATGGAAGTGGCTGAACTGATTCAAACGCACTTTGCCTAA
- a CDS encoding TRAP transporter small permease subunit, whose product MAPATTHNALARGGIIGGYIRVMDKLSRLSAYLACALFIAGVLVICQMVFIRYLLGMSTSWQTEFTIFSVTAAMLMGSPYVLMTGGHVAITIVPDALGGITRTIMRLIASLFGLGFCAALAYASWVYVFEALHGEWTTGSVWNPPLWPALLPMAVGATLLSLQYIAEILRGEN is encoded by the coding sequence ATGGCACCTGCAACGACACACAATGCCCTTGCGCGAGGGGGTATCATTGGCGGCTACATTCGCGTCATGGACAAACTCTCGCGGCTTTCCGCCTACTTGGCCTGCGCCCTGTTTATCGCTGGCGTACTCGTGATTTGTCAGATGGTATTTATTCGCTACTTACTGGGAATGAGCACCAGCTGGCAGACTGAATTCACCATCTTCTCAGTAACGGCAGCGATGTTGATGGGCAGCCCCTATGTATTGATGACTGGCGGCCATGTCGCCATCACGATTGTTCCCGATGCGCTAGGCGGTATTACCCGCACTATCATGCGCTTGATCGCGTCGCTGTTTGGGTTAGGTTTTTGTGCCGCGTTGGCGTATGCCAGCTGGGTCTATGTTTTTGAGGCGCTCCACGGCGAGTGGACCACGGGCTCGGTATGGAATCCGCCACTGTGGCCCGCCTTACTGCCTATGGCGGTCGGCGCCACCCTACTTTCGCTGCAGTATATAGCTGAAATTTTGCGTGGGGAGAACTGA
- a CDS encoding PspA/IM30 family protein gives MLSKIMTALRGKANETGQTVVDSQALRILDQEIRDSENHLSQSKTELTRLMGQRQLNSNKADTLESKIAELEKSAEAALDKGEEALAVEVAERMVALQDDLEAERAIVSEYDASIEKLRGAIRGTDNQLRQLKQQVSVVKATESAQKAQSAVASRHSGQNSAMSSAMESLERIKERQQLNSAQMHAADEMAAEESGSSLEARLKAAGVGGQERKADDVLARLKAKKNAAQE, from the coding sequence ATGTTAAGCAAAATTATGACCGCCCTGCGCGGCAAAGCGAATGAAACGGGTCAAACAGTGGTTGATTCCCAGGCACTGCGTATTTTAGACCAGGAGATTCGCGACTCAGAAAATCACCTTAGCCAGTCTAAAACCGAACTGACCCGACTGATGGGCCAACGCCAGCTGAACAGCAATAAAGCGGACACGCTGGAAAGCAAAATTGCCGAGCTGGAAAAAAGCGCAGAAGCTGCGCTGGATAAAGGCGAGGAAGCACTGGCGGTGGAAGTCGCTGAGCGCATGGTAGCGTTGCAGGATGACCTGGAAGCAGAGCGTGCGATTGTTAGCGAGTACGATGCCAGCATTGAAAAACTGCGCGGCGCGATTCGCGGCACCGACAACCAGCTTCGCCAGCTCAAGCAGCAGGTGAGCGTGGTAAAAGCCACCGAGTCAGCGCAAAAAGCCCAATCTGCCGTGGCATCACGCCACTCAGGCCAGAACAGCGCGATGAGCAGCGCCATGGAGTCACTGGAGCGCATTAAAGAGCGCCAGCAGCTCAATTCGGCGCAAATGCACGCGGCCGATGAAATGGCGGCTGAGGAGAGCGGCAGCTCGCTGGAAGCCCGCCTGAAAGCAGCCGGTGTGGGCGGTCAGGAGCGCAAGGCAGACGACGTGTTAGCACGCCTGAAAGCGAAGAAAAATGCCGCACAAGAGTAA
- a CDS encoding DUF1190 domain-containing protein has translation MSKQDHTPHLPRRKRSGRLTLAMMGASAFGLTACGQPPQEEQITEIEFDEPRSFESVEACVAENVYTRSACEDAYEASLEAVPRYSTLEECEAENGEGACTAPTEEQSQAATGSTGGSWFMPAMMGYMVGSMMSNTNRGRSFERVYQEPVYRNRQNQGNWNTATNQATQRVSQRNDAMRNSVATSQRRGFGSRSSARGGWGS, from the coding sequence ATGTCTAAACAGGATCACACTCCCCATTTGCCCCGCCGCAAACGCAGCGGGCGTTTAACGCTGGCGATGATGGGCGCCAGCGCCTTTGGCCTTACCGCCTGTGGCCAGCCGCCCCAGGAAGAGCAGATCACCGAGATCGAATTTGACGAGCCGCGCAGCTTTGAAAGCGTGGAAGCCTGCGTCGCGGAGAATGTCTATACCCGTAGCGCCTGCGAAGATGCCTATGAAGCGTCACTGGAAGCGGTGCCACGCTATAGCACCCTGGAAGAGTGCGAAGCTGAGAATGGTGAAGGCGCTTGCACCGCGCCAACCGAAGAGCAGTCTCAAGCAGCGACGGGGAGCACCGGTGGCAGTTGGTTCATGCCGGCCATGATGGGTTATATGGTTGGCAGCATGATGTCCAACACCAACCGTGGTCGCTCTTTCGAGCGGGTTTATCAGGAGCCGGTATACCGCAACCGTCAAAACCAGGGCAACTGGAATACGGCGACCAATCAGGCGACTCAGCGGGTAAGCCAGCGTAACGATGCCATGCGTAACTCGGTAGCGACCTCTCAGCGTCGGGGCTTTGGCTCTCGCTCTTCGGCCCGGGGCGGCTGGGGCTCCTAG
- a CDS encoding TRAP transporter large permease, with the protein MDPITLGIIVAIALIALMAIGTPIAFALGGVSLLALIYDRGLAELTYFGETFFDRIAEFGFVAIPMFILMGAAVASSPTGRDLYRSLDLWMGKLPGGLAVSNIGACSIFAALSGSSPATCAAIGKMGIPEMRKRGYPDGVAAGCIAAGGTLGILIPPSVTMIIYGISTETSIGRLFIAGVVPGFMLAGLFMIWTMIACKMAGGYNNPMAESVERLKENVKQNVDSNLKALVRVLPFLGVVAGILFALYGGVATPSEAAGVGAFLCLALAILIYRMWQLGPIKLIMRDSLRESVMIMLVIATAEVFAYALSSMFITQTVAAAIAGLEINRWALMGVINLFLLVAGFFLPPVAVIVMTAPILLPIILAANFDPYWFAVILTINLEIGLITPPVGLNLFIIKGIAPDISLRDILMGSLPYALCMVLGILLLCLFPGIALWLPNLIMS; encoded by the coding sequence ATGGATCCCATCACGTTAGGCATTATCGTTGCCATCGCGCTGATTGCTCTGATGGCCATTGGCACCCCTATCGCTTTCGCCCTGGGCGGTGTATCGCTGCTGGCACTGATCTACGACCGTGGCCTTGCTGAGCTCACCTACTTCGGGGAAACCTTTTTTGACCGCATCGCAGAGTTTGGTTTTGTCGCCATTCCGATGTTTATTTTGATGGGCGCCGCGGTGGCCTCCTCCCCCACCGGGCGTGATCTGTATCGCTCGCTGGATCTGTGGATGGGCAAACTGCCCGGCGGTCTGGCGGTTTCCAATATTGGCGCCTGTTCCATTTTTGCGGCTCTGTCGGGATCATCCCCCGCCACCTGTGCTGCGATTGGCAAAATGGGTATTCCCGAAATGCGCAAGCGCGGCTACCCCGATGGCGTGGCAGCAGGGTGTATTGCCGCGGGCGGTACCCTGGGCATTTTGATTCCGCCGTCGGTCACCATGATCATCTACGGCATTTCCACCGAAACCTCGATTGGTCGGCTGTTTATTGCCGGGGTGGTGCCGGGCTTCATGCTCGCTGGTCTGTTCATGATCTGGACCATGATCGCCTGCAAGATGGCCGGTGGATACAACAACCCTATGGCCGAGTCCGTCGAACGGCTAAAAGAGAATGTTAAGCAGAATGTCGATAGCAACCTGAAAGCATTAGTGCGGGTTCTCCCTTTCTTAGGCGTGGTCGCGGGCATCCTGTTTGCGCTTTATGGCGGGGTGGCCACACCTTCCGAGGCGGCGGGCGTTGGCGCGTTTCTATGCTTAGCGCTAGCGATCCTCATCTACCGCATGTGGCAGTTGGGGCCCATCAAGCTGATCATGCGCGACTCGCTGCGTGAAAGCGTGATGATCATGTTGGTGATCGCCACCGCCGAGGTATTTGCCTACGCACTCTCCTCCATGTTCATCACCCAAACCGTAGCGGCTGCGATTGCCGGACTGGAGATTAACCGCTGGGCGCTGATGGGGGTGATCAACCTCTTTTTGCTAGTGGCTGGCTTCTTCCTGCCGCCCGTGGCCGTGATCGTGATGACTGCCCCGATCTTGTTGCCCATCATCCTCGCGGCCAACTTCGACCCGTACTGGTTTGCGGTGATCCTGACCATCAACCTGGAGATTGGCCTGATTACACCGCCGGTGGGTCTCAACCTGTTCATTATTAAAGGCATCGCGCCGGATATCTCGCTGCGCGACATTCTGATGGGGAGCTTGCCCTACGCGCTGTGCATGGTGCTGGGTATCTTGTTGCTGTGCCTTTTCCCAGGCATCGCGCTTTGGCTACCTAACTTGATCATGAGTTAA
- a CDS encoding GntR family transcriptional regulator, whose protein sequence is MTGTKRSNAQRLRDSLEDDIINGRRLPGERLDPEALGREFQVSRTPVREAFQQLVASGLVTVSPKKGTFVAKVGIDQLIEMFEVMAELEGMCGRLAARRITEPELAALREAHQRCEAAALAGDSDEYYYENEGFHDCIYTASHNAFLASEARQLKQRLKPYRRLQLQVRQRVNNSLSEHQAIVEAIEKGDPLAAQQALSDHVLIQGERFSDFVSSVRRMEAPLERTG, encoded by the coding sequence ATGACGGGCACCAAGCGCTCCAACGCTCAGCGATTAAGGGATTCTCTTGAGGATGACATCATCAATGGCCGCCGTTTGCCGGGAGAGCGCCTGGACCCGGAAGCTTTGGGGCGTGAGTTTCAGGTCTCGCGGACGCCGGTGCGTGAAGCTTTTCAGCAGCTGGTGGCCAGCGGATTGGTCACCGTTTCGCCGAAGAAGGGCACCTTCGTGGCCAAGGTGGGTATTGATCAGTTGATCGAGATGTTCGAGGTGATGGCCGAACTTGAAGGCATGTGCGGCCGTTTAGCGGCTCGCCGAATCACCGAGCCCGAGCTGGCCGCATTACGTGAAGCCCATCAGCGATGCGAAGCGGCGGCCCTAGCCGGTGATAGCGATGAGTATTACTACGAAAACGAAGGTTTTCACGACTGTATCTACACCGCTAGCCATAATGCCTTTTTGGCCAGCGAAGCGCGTCAGCTGAAACAGCGCTTAAAGCCTTATCGGCGCCTGCAGTTACAGGTACGCCAACGGGTAAATAATTCCCTTAGTGAGCACCAAGCCATCGTGGAAGCGATTGAAAAAGGTGATCCTTTGGCTGCACAGCAAGCGCTTAGTGACCATGTACTGATTCAGGGCGAGCGCTTTAGTGACTTCGTTTCCAGCGTCCGCCGTATGGAGGCACCGTTAGAAAGAACGGGCTAA
- a CDS encoding DUF2491 family protein translates to MFNTLKALFRATTEKPPEPNTGRPVATGLPMGVSQEDLEGLRLDGRVNIKLIGLRAHADALFRWDDDAYHHIAAVGHVDLGQGAHLVRFYLDNDTWLQANIENGQVLEYKLFDFYRVAHLSDAEFDGVINGEDKQPDSIGAQTVALTSTTDEPRVCNYQRVWGNSDSLWSPPVVFEEQVMTTESIAARHVTHHAMLYERTIQGTERMEYLLISAENDDEGSFMVVHNVGVDVASVDIDAM, encoded by the coding sequence ATGTTTAACACCCTCAAGGCACTTTTTCGCGCGACCACGGAAAAGCCGCCCGAGCCGAATACAGGCCGCCCGGTGGCCACGGGCCTGCCTATGGGTGTCAGTCAGGAAGATCTTGAAGGCTTGCGGCTGGATGGTCGCGTCAATATTAAGCTGATCGGCCTGCGCGCCCATGCCGATGCACTGTTTCGCTGGGACGACGATGCCTACCACCATATTGCCGCCGTCGGGCATGTCGATCTAGGCCAGGGGGCGCACCTCGTGCGTTTCTATCTGGATAACGATACGTGGCTGCAGGCCAATATTGAAAACGGTCAGGTGCTTGAATATAAGCTGTTCGACTTTTACCGTGTTGCCCATCTTTCAGATGCTGAATTTGATGGTGTGATTAACGGTGAAGATAAACAGCCCGACAGCATCGGTGCTCAAACCGTCGCGCTCACCTCCACCACTGATGAGCCACGCGTCTGTAATTATCAGCGGGTATGGGGAAATAGCGACAGCCTCTGGTCGCCACCGGTGGTTTTCGAAGAGCAAGTGATGACCACCGAGAGTATTGCTGCACGCCACGTGACCCATCACGCGATGCTTTATGAACGTACCATACAAGGCACTGAGCGTATGGAGTACCTGCTGATAAGCGCTGAAAATGATGACGAAGGCAGCTTTATGGTGGTGCATAACGTGGGGGTAGACGTGGCCTCCGTCGATATTGACGCTATGTAA
- a CDS encoding glutathionylspermidine synthase family protein, whose amino-acid sequence MLRIDIPERKEWKALAHELGFHFHTIDGEPYWKEDAYYQFTMEQVERDIEGPTEAVHEMCMELVDKVCHSNALMQRLALPEHMWDSIHNSWKSGQPHLYGRMDFAYSGDGPAKLLELNYDTPTSLYEAGFFQWVWLEQAIAQGILPRHADQYNSIQERLINAMAHLGDRIEARTLYFSCIKDNAEERATVHYLQDVAVQAGLKAPFIYTEDIGLRPGAEHFVDLDNQPIHALFKLYPWEEMADDAFGEYIPQLNTHWFEPPWKAILSNKGILPLLWEHFEGHPNLLPAFFEDANSPPLPAGWVRKPFFSREGSNVELITPTGHREAVDGPYTDSPWIRQAYHPMPRFGNNHALIGSWVVGDRACGMGIREDVGRITKDSSCFVPHAIV is encoded by the coding sequence ATGCTGCGAATTGATATCCCTGAACGGAAAGAGTGGAAAGCCCTGGCTCACGAGCTGGGCTTTCATTTTCATACCATCGACGGCGAGCCTTACTGGAAAGAAGACGCCTACTACCAGTTCACCATGGAGCAGGTAGAGCGGGATATTGAAGGCCCTACAGAGGCGGTGCATGAGATGTGTATGGAGTTGGTAGATAAGGTCTGCCACTCCAATGCCTTAATGCAGCGGTTAGCACTGCCAGAACATATGTGGGACAGCATCCACAATTCGTGGAAGTCGGGCCAACCGCACCTCTACGGACGAATGGATTTTGCCTATTCAGGCGATGGCCCGGCGAAACTGCTGGAGCTCAACTACGACACTCCTACCTCGCTCTACGAAGCGGGCTTTTTTCAGTGGGTATGGCTTGAGCAAGCCATCGCGCAAGGTATCCTGCCGCGCCACGCAGATCAGTACAACTCGATCCAAGAGCGGCTGATCAATGCCATGGCCCACCTTGGTGATCGCATCGAGGCGCGCACGCTCTACTTCTCCTGCATCAAAGATAACGCCGAAGAGCGTGCCACCGTGCACTACTTGCAGGATGTCGCAGTGCAGGCGGGGCTCAAAGCACCGTTTATCTACACCGAAGATATTGGCCTGCGGCCCGGTGCCGAGCATTTTGTTGATCTGGATAATCAACCCATCCACGCACTGTTCAAACTCTACCCGTGGGAAGAGATGGCTGACGATGCGTTTGGCGAGTACATCCCACAGCTAAATACCCACTGGTTTGAGCCGCCCTGGAAAGCGATTCTGTCCAACAAGGGCATTCTCCCCCTGCTATGGGAGCACTTTGAGGGTCACCCCAACCTGCTACCGGCGTTTTTCGAGGATGCCAATAGCCCGCCGCTACCAGCTGGCTGGGTGCGTAAGCCATTCTTCTCCCGGGAAGGCAGCAACGTTGAGTTGATCACACCAACCGGCCATCGCGAGGCCGTAGACGGCCCCTACACTGACAGCCCCTGGATTCGCCAGGCCTATCACCCCATGCCCCGCTTTGGTAACAACCACGCGTTAATTGGCAGTTGGGTCGTGGGCGACCGCGCCTGTGGCATGGGTATTCGCGAAGACGTTGGCCGCATCACCAAAGACTCCTCCTGCTTTGTGCCCCACGCGATTGTTTAA
- a CDS encoding malonyl-CoA synthase: MSHNLFETFAAKMRERAEADFITTRDGRRYSYTDALSISAKLAGALTELGVKQGDRVAVQVDKSPEAILLYLACLRIGGVYLPLNTGYTGDEIRYFLNDAEPALFVCRPKIEEEARALAAETGCPAVATLGSAADGSLMEATSAATPREDIVALGERDLAAILYTSGTTGRSKGAMLTHKNLASNAETLVTAWHFSADDRLIHALPIFHTHGLFVACNVTLMAGASMLFLPKFDADVIFKELPRGTVMMGVPTFYTRLVQDERLTPDVTANMRLFVSGSAPLTAETHEAFEAKTDHAILERYGMTETNMNLSNPYEGARRAGTVGMPLPGVEMRITNRETGEEVPSGEIGMLQIRGPNVFIGYWRMPEKTREELLDDGFFITGDLAMVDEQGYVHIVGRDKDLVISGGYNVYPKEVEQVIDELDQVAESAVIGLPHPDFGEGVTAVVVRQQGALDDQLNEDKVISHLDGRLAKYKQPKRVFFVDELPRNTMGKVQKNELRKQFNDTYRTP, translated from the coding sequence ATGAGCCACAATCTATTTGAAACCTTTGCTGCCAAAATGCGTGAGCGCGCAGAGGCCGATTTTATTACTACCCGCGATGGCCGCCGCTACAGTTACACCGATGCACTGAGCATAAGCGCGAAACTTGCCGGTGCGTTGACTGAGCTGGGCGTTAAGCAAGGCGACCGTGTCGCTGTGCAGGTGGACAAAAGCCCTGAAGCGATACTGCTTTATTTGGCCTGCCTGCGCATTGGCGGGGTCTACTTGCCCCTTAACACCGGCTATACCGGCGATGAAATCCGCTACTTTTTGAACGATGCCGAGCCTGCGTTGTTTGTCTGCCGACCCAAGATAGAAGAGGAAGCGCGAGCGCTTGCCGCTGAAACCGGCTGCCCGGCCGTGGCCACTCTAGGCAGCGCCGCCGATGGCAGCCTGATGGAAGCTACCAGCGCAGCAACGCCACGGGAGGATATCGTGGCACTGGGCGAACGCGATCTGGCCGCCATTCTTTACACATCCGGCACCACCGGGCGCTCCAAAGGCGCCATGCTGACGCACAAGAACCTCGCCTCCAATGCTGAAACCTTGGTAACAGCCTGGCACTTCAGCGCCGATGACCGGCTAATCCACGCGCTGCCGATCTTCCATACCCACGGTCTGTTTGTTGCCTGCAATGTCACTCTGATGGCAGGCGCCAGCATGCTGTTCCTGCCGAAGTTTGATGCCGATGTCATTTTTAAAGAGTTGCCCCGTGGCACTGTGATGATGGGCGTTCCTACCTTCTATACGCGCTTGGTTCAGGATGAGCGCCTGACGCCTGACGTTACCGCCAACATGCGGCTGTTCGTCTCCGGCTCTGCCCCGCTCACCGCCGAGACCCACGAGGCGTTTGAAGCCAAAACCGATCATGCAATTCTTGAGCGCTACGGCATGACCGAAACCAATATGAACCTCTCCAACCCATATGAAGGCGCCCGCCGAGCAGGCACCGTGGGTATGCCGCTACCTGGCGTGGAGATGCGTATTACCAACCGCGAAACCGGCGAAGAAGTGCCTTCGGGTGAAATTGGCATGCTGCAGATTCGCGGCCCGAATGTGTTTATTGGCTACTGGCGGATGCCCGAAAAGACCCGCGAGGAGCTGTTAGACGATGGCTTTTTCATTACTGGCGATCTCGCCATGGTCGACGAGCAAGGCTATGTGCATATTGTGGGTCGCGACAAAGACCTGGTGATTTCCGGCGGCTACAACGTCTACCCCAAAGAGGTCGAGCAGGTGATCGACGAGCTCGACCAAGTCGCTGAATCCGCGGTCATCGGCCTGCCCCATCCTGACTTTGGTGAGGGAGTGACCGCTGTGGTCGTGCGCCAGCAAGGAGCTCTTGATGATCAGCTTAATGAAGATAAGGTGATCAGCCATCTAGACGGTCGGCTAGCCAAGTATAAGCAGCCCAAACGGGTCTTCTTTGTCGATGAACTACCCCGCAACACCATGGGCAAAGTGCAAAAAAACGAGCTGCGCAAGCAGTTTAACGACACCTATCGCACGCCATAG